Proteins from a genomic interval of Sphingobacterium lactis:
- the cmk gene encoding (d)CMP kinase, with the protein MSRKNIVIAIDGFSSCGKSTVAKALAKKLHFVFIDSGAMYRAVTLYFQRNNIDLADNDAVLEALENIHIDFIPNPEKVQIHLNDEDVSEAIRTMEVSNYVSEVSAVKAVRTAMVKQQQSLGKKRNIVMDGRDIGTTVFPQADLKIFMTASPQVRAERRYAELTAKGEVLTMEEVKENLSHRDHIDSTREESPLRQAEDAIVLDNSELNQEEQLDFVVNLIKEKIGLAE; encoded by the coding sequence ATGTCCAGAAAGAACATTGTAATTGCCATTGACGGTTTTTCGTCCTGCGGAAAGAGTACGGTAGCGAAAGCATTGGCCAAGAAGCTCCATTTCGTTTTCATCGATAGCGGAGCGATGTACAGGGCGGTTACCCTATATTTCCAGCGCAACAATATTGATCTTGCAGACAATGATGCTGTATTGGAAGCCCTTGAAAATATCCATATCGATTTTATTCCGAACCCGGAAAAAGTGCAGATCCACCTGAACGACGAGGATGTATCCGAGGCGATCCGTACGATGGAAGTATCCAACTATGTGAGCGAAGTTTCCGCAGTTAAGGCCGTGCGTACGGCTATGGTGAAACAACAACAAAGCCTGGGCAAGAAACGGAACATTGTGATGGATGGACGCGATATCGGTACGACCGTATTTCCACAAGCTGATTTGAAGATTTTCATGACAGCCAGTCCGCAGGTACGCGCAGAAAGACGCTATGCGGAATTGACAGCAAAAGGTGAAGTGCTGACGATGGAAGAAGTGAAAGAAAACCTATCGCACCGTGATCATATCGATAGTACACGGGAAGAAAGTCCATTGCGACAGGCGGAAGATGCCATTGTTCTGGATAACTCGGAATTGAACCAAGAGGAACAGTTGGATTTCGTGGTCAACTTGATTAAGGAAAAAATAGGATTGGCTGAGTAA